CTATCACCGGCGAATCATCAACTAATTAAAATCTTTGAAATTGAACGGTATTTGTTGTAATTTTAGCCAATAACGCCAATTAAAAACAACGTTTTAGGCCTGAATTATAAATACAGCGCGGTACATATTTGTAATGCCTGAGGTGTACTTATCAACATGAGATTTTTTTTATCCGGGATAATAGCGGTTATTTTATTGAATTGCCTGTTCATGTCTCCTTGTCGTGCGCAATCGTACGGTCTGGGGTTTTACAGCCATGAGGTGGTGCAGGATAAGCGGACTGGCTTGGAGCTTAATCTCAACAATCTTGCACAGAGGGATAAATTCGAACTATCATTCGATGTTACTTTTTTACCCAACCGGGCTATTTATTTCGGCTACATTTTAAGGCTGATAGGGGACGAAAACCAAAACATCGACCTTGTTTATGACAACCAGGCCAATACCAAACATTTTAAGATCATAGTTGGCGAGCGCCTGTCCAAAATTTCTTTCAACATAGATGAAAAGCAGCTTTTTGAACGTTGGAATAAACTGAGGATTATTATTGATTATAAAGGCGATAAGATCACGGTTATTTCGGGTAAGGATCAGATGAGCGAAACCGGCATCCACTTAAAACGAAGTGCCAATTATAAACTATTATTCGGTGCCAACTCATCGCGCCAGTTTCAAACTACCGATGTGCCGCCTTTTAAACTGCGGGATATCAATGCATCACAAAATGATAAACTGATAGCCAACTGGCCACTGAGCGAATGGCAGGGCAATGTTGCCAACGAAACCGTAAATCAAAACAACGGTACGGTAAACAACCCGCTCTGGATCAAAGCCCGCCACCGTAATTGGCAGCTGGAAAAGGAATTTAATGTTCCCGGTGACGCGAGCACGGCATTCGACGCAGCCAACGAAGATGTATTTGTGATCACTGCCGATTCGTTGGTTACTTATTCGGTTAATAAAACTCCGCAATTAAAAAGCACTGCCTACGCCTCGGGCAGGCAGTTGTTGGTACCCGGTGATCAGGCCTTGTACGCCAATAACAGGCTGTATTACCTGTATATGGACCAAACAGCCATGGGTACTTATGATTTTACTACCGGTAAATGGGATAAAGGCTATCATAATTTTGCTACCAATAACGGGCATATCAATAAATTTTACTCTAAAGCAGATAGTTCGGTTTATACCATAGGCGGTTACGGGCAGCTGGTTTATAAGGATAGCGTACGCAGGTACAACATTAACAACCAACGCTGGGAAAAGATCAAATACAAAGGCGATACTTTTACGCCGCGTTACCTGGCGGGTTTGGGTGCCAACGCCAATGGCGATACCGTTTACGTTATCGGTGGTTATGGCAGCGCGTCGGGGCAGCAAATTGTTAATCCGCGCAATTTGTACGATATGGTTCGGTACACAGTGAAGGACAAGACTTTTAAAAAACTATTCAGTATCGATGTAAAGAACGAGGATTTTGTATTCGCCAACTCCTTGGTTATCGACTCCAAAAGCAAAAGTTATTATGGCCTGATCTTTCCTCAACATAAATTCAACTCCAGTTTACAGTTGATTACCGGTTCGCTCGATAAGCCGTCGTATCACATGGTGGGCGATACCATTCCGTTTTTGTTTCATGACGTGAATGCGTATGCTGATTTGTACTATCTGCCGCATAGCGGCAAGTTTTTGGCGGTTACCTTGTTTAAGGAGAATGACCATACCAGGGTGAGGGTATACTCGCTGCTTAGTCCGCCCGAGCCGGTAGCCGAGAGCCTGCTTGAAGCTGCGGGCATTAAACCTGTGTTTTGGATAGGAGGAGCCTGCGTTATTTTATTGAGTGTAGGTGTTTTTATAGTATATAAACGACGTAAAAAAACTAATGTACTTCCTTTACCTCAGGCTCCGGTAGAAATTGCTGAACCGGTTACAACTACGGCCAATCAGCCCGAACCGTTGCCAGTTGCCGCTGAAGAACCTGTAGAAAGCAGGCTGCACCCCAACAAAAACGCCATATTTTTATTTGGCGACCTGCAGTTGTTTACGCCCGACGGTAACGAGATCACCAAATATTTTACGCCTTTGTTAAAAGAACTATTTTTGGTGATACTGATGTATTCGGTAAAGTTTGACAGGGGGGTGAGTTCTGAAAAACTGAATGAGATATTGTGGTTTGATAAATCAGAAAAGAGCGCGCGTAATAATCGCTCGGTAAACATCGCCAAGCTAAAATCGCTGTTGGATAAAATGGGCCATTGCCATCTATCAAAAGATACGGGCTACTGGAAAATTGAAATTGATTATAACGAGATTCAGGTAGATTATCATAATTACCTCAATATCGTATCTAACAAAAGCAAACTCAATAAACAAAAGATCATTCAGCTTACGCATATCACCCAGCGGGGCAATTTCCTGTCGAATATTGAGTACGAATGGCTGGATGCTTTTAAATCGGAAGTATCTAACGAGATCACCGATTCGTACATCCAGTTTGCAAATTCCATCAAAGTTGCCGATGATCCCGAGTTTTTGATCAAGCTTGCCAATGATATCTTCTATTTCGACCCGGTTAACGAAGAGGCTATGATCATTAAATGCAAGGCGCTGGCCCATATCGGCAAGCACTCATTGGCTAAAAATACCTTCGAAAGTTTTAATAAAGAGTACAAGGCTATTTACGGCGAAGCCTTTGAGCGCGATTTTCATTCAATTCTTGAATAAAATCTGTTACAATTGATATTTATTGGGTTAATTAATCAATTTTTAATGATTAATTAAGTTGTAAGGGCAATTTTGGGGCTGTTACCGGTTAATCGTATCGCATAACAGGAGGCGCCTACGGAGCCAAAAAAATGATTAAATTTTCGCTATAAACATGGTACTCCTATGGAGTTAATAAACCGCAAGTAAAACTCCGTAGGAGTACCATGTTTGTAGACCTACAAATTAGAAAATTTTTGGCTCCGTAGGTGCCTCCTGAAAACATGCATTAAAACGATTTTTCTGGAAATACACCAATTAATTAACCCCTGTTGCTTGTATTTTTACATCGACAGAAAAAACGATTTATCAATATAAAATAACACTCATGCCAAGCCCATTCCCTCGGTTGTTGAAACCGCTGTTTTTATCCACGGTAATCAGTATCAGTAGTTTTTGCACGGCGGTATACGCCCAAACTAAAGATGAAGGCAACCTGCAATACATCGATCCGCATATTGGCAACGTTGGCGCACTGTTGGAGCCCACCCGGCCAACTGCGCATCTACCTAACCAGATGATTAGGATGCTGCCTGTACGAAGCGACTATATCGACGATCAGATCTCCAGCTTTCCGCTCAATGTTGTATCGCACCGTTTGGGAGAGGTGTTTTCTGTTAAGCCGGACAATAAACAGCTAACCGCTGCCTCGTGGGATGAACGGATGGCTTATGATCATGACCTGGAAGTTACCCGCCCTTGGTATTACTCAACGTATCTGATCGATAAAGATATCACCGTAGAGTTTACCCCCGGTAAAAAAGTAGGCGACTATAAATTTTCGTTCCCCGCTAAAAGCGCTTCAAAAAGCATTTTGTTCGGGTTGTACAACGATGGCGTAGCCAATTTTACTTTTACAAGCGGAAACGAGCTAACTGGTTTTGAAACTTATCATGATGATATCAAGGTATATGTATACGGCCGGTTCAACGCCAAAGGGACTCCTGGGATTGTAAAAGATAAGGCCCTCGTTCAGCAGGCATCTGTAGATGGAAAAGATCTGAAATCTTACATCACTTTCGCCGCCGATGCGCCTGATGTGATCGAATTTAAATACGCCATCTCGTACGTAAGCCCTCAACAGGCCAAACAAAACTTTAATGATGAATTTGGCAGCGCCGGTTTCGAGATTTTAAAAACCGCAGGTAAAGCTACCTGGGCCAAAGTTGTGGGCCAGATTGAGACTGAAGGCGGTACCGAGGCCCAACGCCGCTCGTTTTACACCGCTTTGTATCGTTGCAACGAACGTATGGTTGATATTAACGAAGGCGGTCATTACTACAGCGGCTACGATAAAAAGATTCACGACAGTAACCGTCCGTTTTATGTAGATGATTGGGTTTGGGATACCTACCTGGCGCTGCACCCATTGCGTACGATATTAAACCCGAAATTGGAATCGGATATGCTGAATTCGTACGTTAACGAATATGAGCAAAGCGGATGGATGCCCACCTTCCCGGTATTGTTTGGCGATAATCCATGTATGAATGGTTTCCACTCAACAGTGATGTTTCTGGATGATTATCGCAAAGGCATCCGCGGTTTTGATATAAACAAAGCCTACGAAGGCGTACTGAAAAACGCGAACGAAGCCACCATGCTGCCATGGGAGAACGGCCCGAAATGCGAACTGGATGATTTTTATCATGAAAAAGGTTATTTCCCGGCCCTGAAAAAAGGCGAAAAGGAAACCGTAAGCCTTGTGCATGGCTTTGAAAAACGCCAGGCTGTAGCCGTAACCCTTGGCGGTGCTTATGATGACTGGGCGGTTGGCCAGTTAGCAGGAGAGTTGAAGAAAACTAACGATGAGCAAACCTTTGCCAAACGCGCCCTCAACTATAAAAATCTTTGGAATAATGATAAGCAAATGTTTATCCCCAAAGATAAAGACGGTAACTGGATAGATATCGACCCTAAGTTTGATGGTGGTTTAGGCGGTCGCGAATTTTACGATGAAAACAACGGTTGGACTTACCTGTGGCA
The sequence above is a segment of the Mucilaginibacter celer genome. Coding sequences within it:
- a CDS encoding galactose oxidase, which translates into the protein MRFFLSGIIAVILLNCLFMSPCRAQSYGLGFYSHEVVQDKRTGLELNLNNLAQRDKFELSFDVTFLPNRAIYFGYILRLIGDENQNIDLVYDNQANTKHFKIIVGERLSKISFNIDEKQLFERWNKLRIIIDYKGDKITVISGKDQMSETGIHLKRSANYKLLFGANSSRQFQTTDVPPFKLRDINASQNDKLIANWPLSEWQGNVANETVNQNNGTVNNPLWIKARHRNWQLEKEFNVPGDASTAFDAANEDVFVITADSLVTYSVNKTPQLKSTAYASGRQLLVPGDQALYANNRLYYLYMDQTAMGTYDFTTGKWDKGYHNFATNNGHINKFYSKADSSVYTIGGYGQLVYKDSVRRYNINNQRWEKIKYKGDTFTPRYLAGLGANANGDTVYVIGGYGSASGQQIVNPRNLYDMVRYTVKDKTFKKLFSIDVKNEDFVFANSLVIDSKSKSYYGLIFPQHKFNSSLQLITGSLDKPSYHMVGDTIPFLFHDVNAYADLYYLPHSGKFLAVTLFKENDHTRVRVYSLLSPPEPVAESLLEAAGIKPVFWIGGACVILLSVGVFIVYKRRKKTNVLPLPQAPVEIAEPVTTTANQPEPLPVAAEEPVESRLHPNKNAIFLFGDLQLFTPDGNEITKYFTPLLKELFLVILMYSVKFDRGVSSEKLNEILWFDKSEKSARNNRSVNIAKLKSLLDKMGHCHLSKDTGYWKIEIDYNEIQVDYHNYLNIVSNKSKLNKQKIIQLTHITQRGNFLSNIEYEWLDAFKSEVSNEITDSYIQFANSIKVADDPEFLIKLANDIFYFDPVNEEAMIIKCKALAHIGKHSLAKNTFESFNKEYKAIYGEAFERDFHSILE
- a CDS encoding GH92 family glycosyl hydrolase yields the protein MPSPFPRLLKPLFLSTVISISSFCTAVYAQTKDEGNLQYIDPHIGNVGALLEPTRPTAHLPNQMIRMLPVRSDYIDDQISSFPLNVVSHRLGEVFSVKPDNKQLTAASWDERMAYDHDLEVTRPWYYSTYLIDKDITVEFTPGKKVGDYKFSFPAKSASKSILFGLYNDGVANFTFTSGNELTGFETYHDDIKVYVYGRFNAKGTPGIVKDKALVQQASVDGKDLKSYITFAADAPDVIEFKYAISYVSPQQAKQNFNDEFGSAGFEILKTAGKATWAKVVGQIETEGGTEAQRRSFYTALYRCNERMVDINEGGHYYSGYDKKIHDSNRPFYVDDWVWDTYLALHPLRTILNPKLESDMLNSYVNEYEQSGWMPTFPVLFGDNPCMNGFHSTVMFLDDYRKGIRGFDINKAYEGVLKNANEATMLPWENGPKCELDDFYHEKGYFPALKKGEKETVSLVHGFEKRQAVAVTLGGAYDDWAVGQLAGELKKTNDEQTFAKRALNYKNLWNNDKQMFIPKDKDGNWIDIDPKFDGGLGGREFYDENNGWTYLWQVQHDIPGLAGLMGGQDKFQARLDQLFRESLDRSKYQFWAKFPDATGLVGQFSMGNEPSFHIPYLYNFAGAPWKTQKRVRFLLDVWYKDNIFGIPGDEDGGGMSAFVVFSSMGFYPITPGKPVYTIGSPVFSKVTINLQNGKQFKLVANNCSVVNKYIQSAKFNGQVLNKPLFTHEQLMAGGTLELDMGPKPNKSWGI